From Candoia aspera isolate rCanAsp1 chromosome 4, rCanAsp1.hap2, whole genome shotgun sequence, a single genomic window includes:
- the TMEM256 gene encoding transmembrane protein 256 has product MAAAAGFFRRLGAVSGAAAVGAAAYGAHGFHPRDQQEYLKELYGTANKYHFLHSLALLAVPQCRYPMLAGSILSTGMGLFCGPFYYHALTGEPTFTRVAPYGGSLLILGWLALAL; this is encoded by the exons ATGGCGGCCGCGGCTGGGTTTTTCCGCCGCCTCGGGGCGGTGAGCGGGGCGGCCGCGGTGGGAGCGGCCGCCTACGGGGCTCACG GGTTCCACCCCCGGGATCAGCAGGAGTACCTGAAAGAG TTGTATGGCACTGCCAATAAGTACCACTTCCTGCACAGCCTGGCCCTCTTGGCTGTGCCCCAATGCCGGTACCCAATGCTG GCTGGGAGCATCCTGTCCACGGGCATGGGGCTCTTCTGCGGGCCCTTCTATTACCACGCGCTAACAGGAGAGCCCACCTTCACCCGAGTGGCGCCCTATGGCGGAAGCCTCCTTATCCTTGGCTGGCTGGCCTTGGCTCTCTGA
- the NLGN2 gene encoding neuroligin-2 isoform X2, producing the protein MLPGIMLPVWFTDNLEIVAGYVQNQSEDCLYLNIYVPMEDGPLTKKREEASANNPTPDEDIRDSGKKPVMLFIHGGSYMEGTGNMFDGSVLAAYGNVIVVTLNYRLGVLGFMSTGDQSAKGNYGLLDQIQALRWLNENIGHFGGDPERITIFGSGAGASCVNLLILSHHSEGLFQKAIAQSGTAISSWSVNYQPLKYTRMLASKVGCDHMDTSSTAECLRRKPYRELVDQDIQPARYHIAFGPVVDGDVVPDDPEILMQQGEFLNYDVLIGVNQGEGLKFVEDSVENEDGISASYFDFTISNFVDNLYGYPEGKDILRETIKFMYTDWADRDNGEMRRKTLLALFTDHQWVAPAVATAKLHAEYQSPVYFYTFYHHCQTDTRPEWADAAHGDEIPYVFGVPMIGATDLFPCNFSKNDVMLSAVVMTYWTNFAKTGDPNQPVPQDTKFIHTKPNRFEEVVWTKFNTKDKQYLHIGLKPRVRDNYRANKVAFWLELVPHLHNLHEPPYTSTTTRIPPYVTRWPSTRVGPSTTRQPISTLPPEEDDVGRPPRYVPFPGDSRDYSTELSVTVAVGASLLFLNILAFAALYYKRDKRHELRSGRRLSPQRSAANDLVHGGQEEEIMSLQIKHLEHDAHDLEALRPHEILRPACPPDYTLALRRAPDDVPLMTPNTITMIPSTITGMQALHPFNTFPTGHNNTLPHPHSTTRV; encoded by the exons ATATCCGAGACAGCGGGAAGAAACCTGTGATGCTCTTCATTCATGGCGGATCTTACATGGAAGGGACCGGGAACATGTTTGACGGCAGTGTCTTGGCTGCGTACGGCAATGTGATTGTTGTCACCCTGAACTACCGGCTCGGCGTGCTGG GGTTCATGAGCACGGGTGACCAATCGGCCAAAGGGAACTATGGCCTCCTTGACCAGATTCAGGCCTTGCGATGGCTGAATGAGAACATTGGCCATTTCGGGGGGGACCCTGAGCGCATCACCATCTTTGGCTCCGGGGCAGGGGCCTCCTGCGTCAACCTTCTCATCCTGTCTCACCACTCGGAAG GCTTGTTCCAGAAAGCAATTGCGCAGAGCGGCACCGCCATTTCCAGCTGGTCCGTCAACTATCAGCCGCTCAAGTACACCCGGATGCTGGCCTCCAAAGTTGGCTGCGACCACATGGACACCAGCAGCACGGCGGAGTGTCTTCGGCGCAAGCCGTACCGGGAGCTGGTGGACCAGGACATTCAGCCTGCGCGCTACCACATCGCCTTTGGCCCCGTGGTGGATGGCGACGTGGTCCCAGACGACCCGGAGATCTTGATGCAGCAGGGCGAATTCCTGAACTACGACGTCCTCATTGGTGTCAACCAAGGGGAGGGTCTGAAGTTTGTGGAGGACTCCGTGGAGAACGAGGACGGCATCTCGGCCAGCTACTTCGACTTCACCATTTCCAACTTTGTGGACAACCTGTACGGCTACCCGGAAGGCAAGGACATCTTGCGGGAGACCATCAAGTTCATGTATACCGACTGGGCTGATCGGGATAATGGTGAGATGCGCCGGAAAACCCTTCTGGCTCTCTTCACTGACCACCAGTGGGTGGCGCCTGCTGTGGCTACGGCCAAGCTCCACGCCGAGTACCAGTCGCCCGTGTACTTCTATACCTTCTACCATCACTGCCAGACGGACACTCGCCCCGAGTGGGCTGATGCAGCCCATGGGGATGAGATCCCCTACGTCTTCGGCGTGCCCATGATTGGGGCCACGGACCTCTTCCCCTGCAACTTTTCCAAGAACGATGTCATGTTGAGTGCCGTTGTAATGACATACTGGACCAATTTTGCGAAGACCGG GGACCCCAACCAGCCCGTGCCGCAGGACACCAAATTCATCCACACCAAGCCGAACCGCTTCGAGGAGGTGGTGTGGACCAAGTTCAACACGAAGGACAAGCAGTACCTGCACATCGGCCTCAAGCCTCGGGTGCGGGACAACTATCGTGCCAACAAAGTGGCATTCTGGCTGGAGCTGGTGCCCCACCTGCACAACCTTCACGAGCCCCCCTACACCTCGACCACCACCCGGATCCCCCCCTACGTCACCCGCTGGCCCAGCACCCGGGTGGGGCCGAGCACAACCCGCCAGCCCATCTCCACGCTTCCGCCCGAGGAGGACGACGTGGGCCGGCCTCCGCGCTACGTCCCATTCCCCGGAGACTCGCGGGACTATTCCACCGAGCTCAGCGTCACCGTGGCAGTCGGCGCCTCCCTGCTCTTCCTGAACATCCTGGCCTTCGCCGCCCTCTACTACAAGCGGGACAAGCGGCACGAGCTGCGGAGCGGGCGGCGCCTCAGCCCCCAGCGGAGCGCGGCCAACGACCTGGTGCATGGCGGGCAGGAGGAAGAAATCATGTCCCTCCAGATCAAGCACTTGGAGCATGACGCGCACGACCTGGAGGCCCTCCGACCGCATGAGATCCTACGCCCGGCCTGCCCGCCCGATTACACCCTGGCACTCCGCCGGGCCCCCGACGACGTCCCCCTGATGACCCCCAACACCATCACCATGATCCCCAGCACCATCACGGGTATGCAAGCTTTGCACCCCTTCAACACCTTCCCCACCGGACACAACAACACTCTTCCTCACCCTCACTCCACCACCCGTGTATAG